In one Sphingobacterium daejeonense genomic region, the following are encoded:
- the atpC gene encoding ATP synthase F1 subunit epsilon, protein MKLTIITPDKLAYEGDVTAVTVPGSAGSFQILKDHAAIVSTLEDGKVIIKNNNDEQVIIIKGGVVEVKDNNIIVLAEGIAEE, encoded by the coding sequence ATGAAATTAACAATCATAACTCCAGACAAATTAGCATACGAGGGTGATGTAACAGCTGTTACAGTTCCTGGATCGGCGGGTTCTTTTCAGATTCTGAAGGACCACGCGGCTATTGTGTCTACGCTAGAAGATGGTAAAGTCATTATTAAGAATAATAATGACGAGCAAGTCATTATTATTAAAGGTGGTGTCGTAGAAGTAAAGGACAACAATATCATCGTTTTAGCAGAAGGAATTGCCGAAGAATAG
- the ilvE gene encoding branched-chain-amino-acid transaminase produces MEYYNQDTLIYLNGEFVKANNAGVDMFGQSLHYGYGAFEGLRAYSTHNGTRIFKAEEHFERLKESCKAIGLPYQWDNRELIEKSYELLEANNLRAAYIRPLIYSGSNMHLTASDKANIMIAAWEWGPYLGQNLLKVNISRIERPNPKSFPIEAKVSGQYINSILATSDAIQKGYDEALLLDQDGFVAQASSENLFIEKDFKIYTPPLGNIFPGITRNTVIDICKDLNFDIIEKRINIKDIYEADSAF; encoded by the coding sequence ATGGAGTATTATAATCAAGACACGCTAATCTATTTGAATGGGGAATTTGTAAAGGCGAACAATGCCGGAGTTGATATGTTCGGTCAGTCTTTGCATTATGGGTATGGCGCTTTCGAAGGACTGCGTGCATATAGTACACATAATGGTACCCGAATCTTTAAAGCAGAGGAGCATTTCGAACGATTGAAAGAATCATGTAAGGCTATCGGCCTTCCTTATCAATGGGACAACCGAGAGTTGATTGAGAAATCTTATGAACTTTTAGAGGCCAACAATTTAAGGGCTGCTTATATCCGTCCTTTGATTTATTCTGGTTCGAATATGCACTTGACTGCTTCCGACAAAGCTAATATTATGATTGCAGCTTGGGAGTGGGGTCCATACTTGGGGCAGAACTTATTAAAGGTTAATATTTCAAGAATTGAGCGACCTAATCCTAAATCCTTTCCTATTGAAGCGAAAGTATCGGGTCAATATATCAATTCTATTTTGGCGACGAGTGACGCCATTCAGAAAGGATATGACGAAGCATTGCTATTAGACCAGGACGGTTTCGTAGCTCAAGCTTCTTCAGAGAATCTATTTATTGAAAAGGATTTCAAGATCTACACTCCTCCATTGGGCAATATATTCCCAGGGATTACAAGAAATACGGTCATCGATATCTGTAAGGATTTGAATTTTGACATTATCGAGAAGAGAATTAACATTAAAGATATTTATGAGGCAGACAGTGCATTTTAA
- a CDS encoding DinB family protein, translated as MDKVFKFIIDGRKAFIRLIDELTLDQLNEIPEGFNNNIIWNFGHIVVSTQTLSYTRTGIREGVNWVKYVDAYAKGTKPTYYVSQEEVDNLKEIALRSIAAIEADYNAGVFKHVTAYETATYGASLNSIEDVLITSVGHDNLHYGYATAQKRIINNK; from the coding sequence ATGGATAAAGTATTTAAATTCATTATCGATGGCCGTAAGGCGTTCATTCGTTTGATTGATGAACTTACATTAGATCAACTGAATGAGATTCCCGAAGGGTTCAACAACAACATCATTTGGAACTTCGGTCACATCGTGGTGAGTACACAAACCCTGAGCTATACCCGAACTGGTATTCGCGAAGGAGTAAATTGGGTGAAATATGTAGATGCCTATGCAAAAGGCACAAAGCCCACATATTATGTTAGCCAAGAAGAAGTGGATAACTTAAAGGAGATTGCATTGCGTTCAATTGCCGCAATTGAGGCAGATTATAACGCAGGGGTTTTCAAGCATGTCACCGCATACGAAACGGCAACCTACGGCGCAAGCTTAAATAGTATTGAGGATGTATTGATCACTTCGGTTGGTCATGACAACCTTCATTATGGCTATGCTACGGCACAAAAAAGAATAATCAACAACAAATAG
- a CDS encoding DUF2911 domain-containing protein — protein MKATTILLALTMILTFSFAQAQEQKQKASPADSSKVTTDDGVTIDIHYSSPSLKGRQLGVDLAEVGKVWRTGANEATTVEFDKNVTVNGQKLPAGKYSLYSIPGENQTTMIFNKTWKQWGTKYDEKEDALRVVVDNEQNSDNVERMKITADKNGKIHLVWGNYGLAMDVKADK, from the coding sequence ATGAAAGCAACTACAATTCTATTGGCCTTGACCATGATATTGACTTTTTCATTTGCTCAAGCGCAAGAACAGAAACAGAAGGCTAGTCCAGCGGACAGTTCAAAGGTTACTACTGATGATGGAGTGACCATTGATATTCACTACAGCAGCCCTTCTCTTAAAGGGAGACAACTGGGTGTTGATTTAGCAGAGGTAGGGAAAGTTTGGAGAACAGGAGCTAATGAGGCTACTACAGTAGAGTTTGATAAAAACGTTACGGTGAATGGACAAAAACTTCCAGCAGGAAAATATAGTCTATATTCCATTCCTGGTGAAAACCAAACAACCATGATTTTCAACAAGACTTGGAAACAATGGGGAACCAAGTATGATGAAAAAGAAGATGCCTTAAGGGTGGTTGTTGACAATGAACAAAATTCAGACAATGTCGAGCGAATGAAAATCACTGCCGATAAGAATGGTAAAATCCATTTAGTATGGGGTAACTACGGTTTGGCTATGGATGTGAAAGCGGATAAGTAA
- a CDS encoding 2-isopropylmalate synthase: MLHDPNHLYIFDTTLRDGEQVPGCQLTTPEKIEIAKDLERLGVDIIEAGFPVSSPGDFQSVVELSKAVNDVIICALTRANMNDIDVAADALKYAKRPRIHTGIGSSDMHIKYKFNSTREEILERAVAAVKHAKKYVEDVEFYAEDAGRADLAFLAQMIEAVIDAGATVVNIPDTNGYCLPDQYGAKIKYLKENVSNIDQAIISAHCHNDLGLATANSIAAVQNGARQVECTINGIGERAGNTSLEEVAMILKVHNQAFGGLSSNIDSKMFTYLSRKVSEMMNMPVQPNKAIVGRNAFAHSSGIHQDGFLKHRENYEIIRPEDVGLAEADIILTARSGRHALKHHLERLGYNLDKDKLADCYQRFLVMADAKKEIVDADLLILVQEN; encoded by the coding sequence ATGTTACACGATCCTAATCACTTATACATATTCGATACAACATTACGTGACGGTGAGCAAGTGCCAGGTTGTCAATTGACAACTCCAGAGAAAATCGAAATTGCTAAAGATTTGGAACGCTTAGGGGTAGATATTATTGAAGCAGGATTTCCTGTATCTAGTCCTGGAGATTTCCAATCTGTAGTTGAGTTATCCAAAGCTGTAAATGATGTGATCATCTGTGCACTGACCCGTGCTAACATGAATGATATCGATGTTGCTGCAGATGCATTAAAATATGCTAAGAGACCCCGTATCCATACTGGAATTGGTTCTTCGGATATGCATATCAAATATAAATTCAACAGTACACGTGAAGAAATTCTTGAGCGTGCAGTTGCTGCTGTAAAACATGCTAAGAAATACGTTGAAGATGTTGAGTTTTACGCTGAAGATGCTGGTCGTGCTGACCTAGCTTTCTTAGCACAGATGATTGAAGCAGTTATTGATGCTGGTGCTACGGTAGTCAATATTCCAGACACCAATGGATATTGTTTACCCGACCAATATGGTGCTAAAATCAAATATCTGAAAGAGAATGTCAGCAATATTGACCAAGCTATTATTTCGGCCCATTGCCACAATGATTTAGGTTTGGCAACAGCAAACTCTATTGCTGCAGTTCAAAATGGTGCTCGCCAAGTTGAATGTACGATCAATGGAATTGGTGAACGTGCTGGAAACACTTCTTTGGAAGAGGTAGCTATGATTTTAAAAGTTCACAATCAAGCTTTTGGAGGTTTATCATCGAACATCGACAGTAAAATGTTCACTTATCTTTCGAGAAAAGTAAGCGAGATGATGAATATGCCGGTCCAACCAAATAAAGCAATCGTAGGACGCAATGCTTTTGCACATAGTTCTGGTATCCATCAAGACGGTTTCTTGAAACACCGCGAAAACTATGAGATCATTCGTCCTGAGGATGTTGGATTAGCTGAAGCAGATATTATTTTGACTGCTCGTTCAGGACGTCATGCTTTGAAACATCACTTAGAACGTTTGGGCTATAACCTAGACAAAGATAAATTAGCAGATTGCTATCAAAGATTTTTAGTTATGGCAGATGCCAAGAAAGAAATTGTAGATGCGGATCTGTTGATATTGGTACAAGAAAACTAA
- the nrdI gene encoding class Ib ribonucleoside-diphosphate reductase assembly flavoprotein NrdI — MIYLYYDSRTGNVERFINKVVQITGWTAIRIQEGMEIQESGHLVTYTTNFGKVSEKTDAFMREQSHLIHSVTSSGNRNWGRNFAVAADKLSEIFDIPTAMKFELSGTMEDINQFIDIIKNQYYDSKRGSEKLDIA, encoded by the coding sequence ATGATTTATTTATACTATGATTCACGAACAGGTAATGTTGAGCGCTTTATCAATAAAGTCGTTCAGATTACAGGCTGGACCGCTATCCGTATCCAAGAAGGAATGGAGATCCAAGAGTCGGGCCATTTAGTGACCTATACGACCAATTTTGGTAAGGTTTCTGAAAAAACGGATGCTTTCATGAGAGAGCAGAGCCATCTTATCCATTCGGTTACATCAAGTGGTAACCGCAACTGGGGAAGAAATTTCGCGGTGGCAGCGGACAAATTATCTGAAATATTCGACATCCCAACGGCGATGAAATTCGAACTTTCAGGAACAATGGAAGATATTAATCAATTTATTGACATCATAAAAAATCAGTACTATGATAGCAAACGAGGTAGCGAAAAACTGGATATTGCTTAA
- a CDS encoding ATP-binding cassette domain-containing protein, with protein MATRVQISDLTISYGATTVLSNLTWTVEPHQNYVLGGKSGSGKTTLAKAIAGLVTGSGDVKVDFDKSSSLLPQVIYVSNWYQFTNLEGDRNFYYQQRYNRHQGNDTLTVKAEFLHFAKKENLNLEDIQDKIVAMGFGHTMDSQLIELSSGEHKKLQLIKSLWLKPQLLIIDEPYTGLDKQSRAELNIWLDELVCEGVQLIIISNDKQLPNSINSYAHVVDGQLEIVSSFDEILQDERRVRKTLPSFLQQAPNINFENIADLKHIIIRYGDKVVLKDVSWRVDVGEKWLLQGPNGSGKSTLLSLINGDHPQSYGLDISLFGKKRGSGESIWDIKQKIGMISPEMHWYFDQNATVWHTLASGFYDSIGWFIDVKFHEKKQIEELMSFFDLTEHKDQLLHTLPLGKQRLAMLARSIIKNPPLLVLDEPCQGLDTQQAKYFNDVVDELCEHGKTLIYVGHYESQLPSCIEKRIVLEKGEVVALENKVENVL; from the coding sequence ATGGCGACAAGAGTCCAAATTTCAGATTTAACGATCTCATACGGTGCAACCACAGTTTTGAGCAATCTGACATGGACTGTTGAACCACATCAAAATTACGTATTGGGAGGAAAGAGTGGTTCAGGGAAAACGACTCTTGCAAAAGCCATAGCAGGTCTTGTTACAGGCAGTGGAGATGTAAAGGTTGATTTTGATAAAAGCAGCTCCCTCCTACCTCAAGTAATTTATGTGTCTAATTGGTATCAATTTACCAATTTGGAAGGAGATAGAAATTTCTATTATCAACAGCGTTATAATAGACATCAGGGCAATGATACCTTAACGGTAAAGGCTGAATTCCTTCATTTTGCAAAGAAAGAAAATTTAAATCTGGAGGATATTCAAGATAAGATTGTTGCCATGGGCTTCGGTCACACCATGGATTCTCAATTGATTGAGCTTTCTAGTGGTGAGCATAAGAAGCTTCAGCTTATCAAATCCCTTTGGTTAAAACCACAGCTTTTGATAATTGATGAGCCTTATACGGGTCTGGACAAACAATCACGTGCAGAGTTGAACATATGGCTGGATGAGTTGGTGTGTGAAGGTGTTCAATTGATCATCATTTCAAATGACAAACAGTTACCTAATTCTATCAATAGCTATGCACATGTTGTGGATGGTCAATTAGAAATTGTGTCTTCATTTGATGAGATTCTGCAGGATGAGCGAAGAGTTCGGAAGACTTTACCTTCATTTTTGCAACAGGCTCCCAACATTAATTTTGAAAACATTGCAGATTTAAAGCACATTATCATCCGCTATGGTGACAAAGTTGTCTTAAAGGATGTAAGCTGGAGGGTTGATGTTGGTGAAAAGTGGTTATTGCAGGGTCCGAATGGCTCTGGGAAATCGACTCTATTGAGCTTAATCAATGGCGATCATCCTCAGTCCTATGGCTTGGATATATCCTTATTCGGAAAAAAGAGGGGCTCTGGTGAAAGTATCTGGGACATCAAACAAAAAATCGGCATGATATCGCCGGAGATGCATTGGTACTTTGATCAAAACGCTACGGTCTGGCATACTCTTGCTTCGGGGTTTTACGACAGTATTGGTTGGTTTATTGATGTAAAATTCCATGAGAAGAAACAGATTGAAGAGTTAATGTCGTTTTTTGATTTGACTGAACATAAAGACCAGTTATTGCATACATTGCCATTGGGCAAACAACGTTTGGCCATGTTGGCGAGGAGCATTATCAAAAACCCACCTTTGTTGGTATTGGATGAGCCTTGTCAGGGATTGGACACACAGCAAGCTAAATATTTCAATGATGTTGTCGATGAGTTATGCGAACACGGCAAGACTTTGATTTATGTTGGTCATTATGAAAGTCAGCTCCCAAGCTGTATTGAAAAAAGAATAGTATTAGAAAAAGGCGAAGTTGTCGCCTTGGAAAATAAAGTTGAAAACGTTTTATAA
- the leuC gene encoding 3-isopropylmalate dehydratase large subunit: protein MGKTLVEKIWDAHVVKRQEGFPDILYIDTHLIHEVTSPQAFDGLRKRGLPVFRPNQTVATADHNVPTLDQHLPIKEELSRYQVDMLTKNCKEFGIELYGLGHPYQGIVHVIGPELGITLPGKTMVCGDSHTSTHGAFGAIAFGIGTSQVEQVFATQCLLQQKPKTMKIEVNGELGKGVGAKDIILYIISKISAAGGTGYFVEYAGEAIRSLSMEGRMTICNMSIEMGARGGLIAPDQTTYDYINGREFAPKGEEWDKALAYWKTLYSDEDAQFDEVLTFDAADIQPMITYGTNPGMGIGITEAIPTTGSQPENERPSYQKALNYMGFDDGEQVIGKPVDYVFIGSCTNSRIEDLRQVAAFVQGKHKADNVEVWIVPGSKQVEAQAKLEGIDKIFEEAGFVLREPGCSACLGMNEDKIPAGKYCVSTSNRNFEGRQGPNARTMLVSPLTAAAAAVTGKIVDVRELV from the coding sequence ATGGGAAAAACATTAGTAGAAAAAATTTGGGATGCTCATGTCGTCAAGCGCCAAGAGGGTTTTCCTGATATCTTGTATATCGATACCCACTTGATCCACGAAGTAACGTCTCCACAGGCGTTCGATGGATTACGCAAAAGAGGATTGCCTGTATTCCGTCCAAATCAAACAGTTGCAACTGCAGACCACAATGTCCCAACATTAGATCAGCACTTGCCAATCAAAGAAGAACTTTCTCGCTACCAAGTAGACATGCTGACCAAAAACTGTAAGGAATTTGGCATCGAGCTATATGGTTTGGGTCATCCATACCAAGGTATTGTCCATGTGATAGGTCCAGAATTGGGTATTACCCTTCCTGGCAAGACGATGGTATGTGGGGATAGCCACACTTCTACGCATGGTGCATTTGGTGCTATTGCATTTGGTATCGGTACATCACAGGTAGAGCAGGTATTTGCTACACAATGTTTGTTGCAGCAAAAACCTAAGACCATGAAAATAGAGGTGAATGGAGAATTGGGTAAAGGAGTTGGCGCGAAAGATATCATTCTATATATCATTTCTAAAATTTCTGCTGCTGGAGGTACTGGTTATTTCGTTGAATATGCGGGAGAGGCTATCCGTTCATTGAGTATGGAAGGTAGAATGACCATCTGTAACATGAGTATTGAGATGGGTGCACGCGGTGGACTGATTGCTCCGGATCAAACGACATACGATTATATCAATGGTAGAGAGTTTGCTCCTAAGGGTGAAGAATGGGACAAAGCGTTGGCTTATTGGAAAACATTATACTCAGATGAAGATGCTCAGTTTGATGAGGTATTGACCTTTGATGCTGCAGATATTCAACCGATGATCACTTATGGTACCAATCCTGGAATGGGTATTGGTATTACCGAAGCAATTCCTACTACGGGTTCACAACCTGAAAACGAGCGTCCATCGTATCAAAAAGCATTAAATTATATGGGTTTTGATGATGGCGAGCAAGTTATCGGCAAGCCGGTAGACTATGTATTCATCGGAAGCTGTACGAACTCTCGTATTGAAGATTTACGTCAGGTTGCTGCCTTTGTACAGGGTAAGCACAAAGCTGACAATGTTGAGGTATGGATTGTTCCGGGTTCAAAACAAGTGGAGGCGCAAGCGAAGCTTGAAGGAATAGACAAGATTTTTGAAGAGGCTGGATTTGTATTACGCGAGCCAGGCTGTTCAGCTTGTTTAGGGATGAATGAGGACAAAATTCCTGCTGGAAAATACTGTGTTTCTACTTCGAACAGAAACTTTGAAGGTAGACAAGGACCAAACGCTCGCACGATGCTGGTAAGCCCACTTACCGCAGCGGCTGCAGCTGTTACTGGTAAAATTGTTGACGTTAGAGAATTGGTGTAA
- the ilvC gene encoding ketol-acid reductoisomerase, with translation MANYFNTLPLREQLDQLGVAEFMDHAEFNEGVEALKGKKIVIVGCGAQGLNQGLNLRDSGLDVSYALRKEAIEQKRDSWKNATDNNFKVGTYEELIPTADLVINLTPDKQHTSVINAVMPLMKQGATLSYSHGFNIVEEGMQIRPDLTVIMVAPKCPGSEVRAEYLRGFGVPTLIAVHPENDPQGKGWAEAKAYCAGTGGDRAGVLKSSICAEVKSDLMGEQTILCGLLQTGSILSFDKMVEKGIDAGYASKLVQYGVEVITEALKHGGVSGMMDRLSNPAKIKAFELSEELKDIMRPLFQKHQDDIMSGEFSKTMMEDWG, from the coding sequence ATGGCAAATTATTTCAACACATTACCACTTAGAGAGCAATTGGATCAGTTAGGAGTTGCGGAATTCATGGACCATGCAGAGTTCAATGAAGGAGTTGAGGCTTTAAAGGGTAAAAAAATCGTAATCGTAGGTTGTGGAGCTCAAGGCTTGAACCAAGGTTTAAACTTGAGAGATAGCGGACTTGACGTATCTTATGCATTACGTAAAGAAGCTATTGAACAAAAAAGAGATTCATGGAAAAATGCAACAGATAACAATTTCAAAGTTGGAACTTACGAAGAATTGATTCCAACGGCTGATCTAGTTATCAACTTGACACCAGATAAACAACATACATCAGTAATCAATGCGGTGATGCCATTGATGAAACAAGGTGCTACCCTATCCTACTCACACGGGTTCAACATTGTTGAGGAAGGGATGCAAATCCGTCCTGACCTTACTGTCATCATGGTAGCTCCAAAATGTCCAGGTTCTGAGGTTCGCGCTGAGTACTTAAGAGGTTTTGGTGTACCTACGCTAATTGCGGTACATCCAGAGAACGACCCTCAAGGCAAGGGATGGGCAGAAGCAAAAGCTTACTGTGCAGGAACAGGTGGTGACCGTGCCGGAGTATTGAAATCATCCATTTGTGCAGAAGTAAAATCTGACTTGATGGGTGAGCAAACAATCCTATGTGGTTTGTTACAAACGGGTTCTATTCTTTCATTTGATAAAATGGTAGAAAAAGGAATCGATGCAGGCTACGCTTCAAAATTAGTTCAATATGGAGTAGAAGTAATTACAGAAGCATTGAAACACGGTGGTGTTAGCGGCATGATGGACCGTTTGAGCAATCCTGCTAAAATCAAAGCATTTGAATTGTCAGAAGAATTGAAGGACATTATGCGTCCATTGTTTCAAAAGCACCAAGATGATATCATGTCTGGTGAGTTCAGTAAAACAATGATGGAAGACTGGGGCTAA
- a CDS encoding glutaredoxin family protein translates to MARIIKFEKNDCAPCAQVSAYLDNKGISYETVNPFDEPELAVRFKVRTVPTVIVLENDEIKNRIIGFNPAELDQIAL, encoded by the coding sequence ATGGCAAGAATCATTAAATTCGAAAAAAATGACTGTGCACCATGCGCACAAGTATCGGCATACCTTGACAACAAGGGCATCTCTTACGAAACAGTTAATCCTTTCGATGAGCCGGAATTAGCTGTTAGGTTTAAAGTTCGCACAGTACCTACCGTTATCGTATTGGAGAACGATGAAATCAAAAATCGTATCATAGGATTCAATCCTGCGGAGTTGGATCAAATCGCATTGTAA
- the leuD gene encoding 3-isopropylmalate dehydratase small subunit: MKKFEKLSSRVVPLPIENIDTDQIIPARFLKATTREGFGNNLFRDWRFDSQDQPKADFVMNNPTYQGKILVAGKNFGCGSSREHAAWAIQDYGFDVVVSSFFADIFKGNALNNGVLPITVPEQFLEKIFEKVFANPDTEILVDLEAQTITIAETGDQFTFEINPYKKSCLINGYDDIDYILSQKQISNLSNNTDNGDKSPNFRFNDLIRCNHSFEQSDMDC, encoded by the coding sequence ATGAAAAAATTTGAAAAATTATCCTCTCGTGTAGTTCCACTACCGATAGAAAATATTGATACAGACCAAATCATTCCTGCTCGTTTCTTAAAAGCAACGACCCGTGAGGGATTTGGGAATAATTTGTTCCGTGACTGGAGGTTTGACAGCCAAGACCAGCCCAAGGCTGATTTTGTAATGAACAATCCTACTTATCAAGGAAAAATCCTAGTTGCAGGTAAAAACTTTGGCTGTGGTTCATCACGTGAACACGCTGCTTGGGCTATCCAAGATTATGGATTTGATGTCGTTGTGAGCTCCTTTTTTGCAGATATCTTTAAAGGTAATGCATTGAATAATGGCGTATTACCGATTACAGTTCCTGAACAATTTTTGGAGAAGATCTTTGAAAAAGTATTTGCCAACCCTGATACAGAGATTTTGGTTGATCTAGAGGCTCAAACGATTACAATTGCCGAAACAGGGGACCAATTTACATTTGAAATCAATCCTTACAAAAAATCATGCTTGATCAATGGTTATGATGATATTGACTATATCTTAAGCCAAAAGCAGATATCGAATCTTTCGAACAACACAGATAATGGCGACAAGAGTCCAAATTTCAGATTTAACGATCTCATACGGTGCAACCACAGTTTTGAGCAATCTGACATGGACTGTTGA
- a CDS encoding GNAT family N-acetyltransferase, which yields MELQIRKALESEINILLEFEQGIVDAERPFDNSLKEGEIHYYDLTELIRSDKAEVLLAVINDEIVGSGYAKILKAKPYQKFEEYAYLRFMYVKPTFRGHGINQKILNNLIEWSKEKGLTEVKLDVYDENEIAKKAYLKAGFKPNLLEMRFEI from the coding sequence ATGGAACTGCAAATCAGGAAAGCGCTAGAATCTGAAATTAATATCCTTCTCGAATTCGAACAAGGCATCGTTGATGCTGAAAGACCATTTGATAATTCCCTAAAGGAAGGAGAAATTCACTATTATGACTTAACTGAACTGATTAGATCAGATAAAGCAGAGGTATTGCTGGCAGTTATTAATGATGAAATTGTAGGCTCAGGTTATGCCAAAATCCTAAAAGCAAAACCATATCAGAAATTTGAAGAATATGCGTATTTGCGATTTATGTACGTCAAACCAACATTCCGAGGGCATGGAATCAATCAAAAGATTTTAAACAATCTGATTGAGTGGTCCAAAGAAAAAGGATTGACAGAAGTTAAATTGGATGTATACGACGAAAACGAAATTGCTAAAAAAGCATATTTGAAAGCTGGGTTTAAACCAAACTTATTGGAAATGAGATTCGAGATATAA
- the ilvA gene encoding threonine ammonia-lyase IlvA: protein MSLDLSTITIDSVAAKERIKDVVTRTPLQYNLHLSEKYGADVYLKREDLQVVRSYKLRGAFNKILSLSEEERSKGVVCASAGNHAQGVALSCKKLNIQGVIFMPGPTPRQKITQTEMWGNGNIEIILVGDTFDDCQKGALEYAKDHGMTFIPPFDDLKVIEGQGTVAVEILEDLPDVDAVFIPIGGGGLSSGLSYHMKKHAPHVKCYGVEPEGAPSMQAALQNGGPIELEHINKFVDGAAVKKIGALTYDISSQLLDSVKSIPEGKICTTILELYNKDAIVAEPAGALSIAALDFHKDEIKGKKVVCVVSGGNNDIDRMSEIKELSLLYEGFKHYFIVRFPQRPGALKLLVTEVLGPKDDITRFEYIKKTERERGPALIGIELNDPNDYITFIERLKSYKFDFIEVNKDQTLFEYLV from the coding sequence ATGAGTTTGGACCTATCAACGATAACCATAGACTCTGTTGCTGCAAAAGAGCGCATCAAGGATGTGGTTACTCGTACACCATTACAATATAATTTACATCTCTCGGAGAAATACGGAGCAGATGTTTACTTAAAAAGAGAAGATCTGCAAGTTGTAAGATCTTATAAACTACGTGGAGCATTCAACAAAATATTGAGCTTGTCTGAGGAAGAGAGATCAAAAGGGGTTGTATGTGCGAGCGCAGGGAATCACGCGCAAGGTGTTGCTCTATCTTGTAAAAAACTTAACATCCAGGGTGTAATCTTTATGCCTGGTCCAACTCCAAGGCAGAAAATTACCCAAACTGAGATGTGGGGGAATGGCAATATTGAAATCATCTTAGTTGGTGATACATTTGATGATTGTCAGAAAGGGGCTTTGGAATATGCTAAAGATCATGGTATGACCTTCATTCCACCATTTGACGACCTCAAGGTTATTGAAGGGCAAGGCACAGTTGCGGTTGAGATCTTGGAAGACCTTCCTGATGTTGATGCAGTCTTTATCCCTATTGGTGGTGGTGGTTTATCTTCTGGGCTTAGTTACCATATGAAGAAGCACGCACCTCATGTTAAGTGTTATGGAGTTGAACCAGAGGGAGCTCCTTCGATGCAAGCGGCATTACAGAATGGTGGTCCTATCGAACTTGAGCATATCAACAAGTTTGTAGATGGTGCAGCTGTCAAAAAGATCGGTGCTTTGACCTATGATATCAGTTCTCAATTATTAGATAGCGTAAAGTCAATTCCCGAGGGGAAAATCTGTACGACGATTTTAGAGTTGTACAATAAGGATGCTATAGTTGCTGAGCCTGCTGGGGCATTGTCAATTGCTGCTTTGGATTTTCACAAGGATGAGATCAAAGGTAAAAAAGTAGTTTGCGTTGTGTCTGGAGGAAACAACGATATTGATCGCATGAGTGAAATCAAGGAACTATCATTATTGTATGAAGGGTTTAAACATTATTTCATTGTTCGATTTCCACAACGACCGGGAGCATTGAAGCTTTTGGTAACCGAAGTATTAGGTCCCAAGGATGATATCACCAGGTTTGAATACATCAAAAAGACTGAGCGCGAAAGAGGTCCAGCATTAATTGGTATTGAATTAAACGATCCAAATGACTATATTACATTTATAGAAAGATTAAAGTCTTACAAATTTGATTTCATCGAAGTGAATAAAGACCAGACTTTATTTGAGTATTTAGTATAA